In Luteimonas viscosa, the genomic window AGGGCCGTCGCCGCGAGCTGGCCCAGTTCTTCCCAGGTGGGATCGATCACCGTGCGGACGATGTCGGCGGCGAGCATGAATTCCAGCGCCAGCACCAGCCAGCGCGCCAGGCCCAGCCAGGCAGCCCGGCGCAGGCCATGCGTCACCTTCCGACGCAGAAGCGGCAGCGCCAGGCGTAAAAACGCCTCCACGCCGCCAATCAGGATGACCAGGATGGAGACCGCCTCCAGCGAGAGCGCGACCTGCATGGCGATGCCCTGGAAAAGGTCTTCCATTCGCTATGCTCCGGACCGGCGACCGCGGACCACGCAGCGGAACCCAAGGTGCGACGTGGACGTGTCCACCGGCTGTGACATGCGGGCGGAGGGGCGATAGCGCCGGCAATAGTTCGGCGCACACAGGTGCGAGCCGCCCTTCATCACCTTGCGCGGGATAAGGAGATGGGGCTGAGCGGGGTCGAAGCTGGCATCGCGCGCGGCCCCGCGCGGGTTGCCGGGTATGCAGCAGGCCTTCGTCGCCGGCTCGGCCTGGCGCGTGCCGTACCAGTCCTGGGTCCACTCCCAGACATTGCCGATCATGTCGACCAGGCCGAAGGCGTTCGCCGGATACGTACCGACGGGCGACGTGC contains:
- a CDS encoding DUF1622 domain-containing protein — encoded protein: MEDLFQGIAMQVALSLEAVSILVILIGGVEAFLRLALPLLRRKVTHGLRRAAWLGLARWLVLALEFMLAADIVRTVIDPTWEELGQLAATALIRTFLNYFLERDLDAAEQARDTHEQPAPL